The DNA sequence GTCGGCGTTGCAGGCCGCAAGCACCGCGTCGACGCCACGCGGCTGCGGCACGAGCACGCGGATCGGCCGGCCTGGCGTGGTCATCGGCGTCATCATCGCTGCCGCCCGAGCACCTCCGCCGCGAGTGCGGGTTCGTCCCGGAGGGCCTTGCGCACGGCCGCCTCCCAGAACCCGTGGTAGCCGTTGCCGTCGCTGTTGGCCTGCCGATCCATCCACCAGTCCGGCAGCGACGACTTCTCCGGGCCGCCCGCCACCCGCACCATCCACGCGTTCTTCGCCCGCTGCTCCAGCGCCACCGCGCGCAGGAATGCCGCCCGCGCGGTGTCCCCGATGACGAACACCCCGTGCCCGCCCAGGATCGCCCGATCGGCATCGCCGATCGCGCGCACCGCCGCATCCGCGGCCTCACGACTGTTCACGGCCCCCTCGTACTCGTCCACGAGCACCACCTCGCCGCCGCCGAGGCTCGAGCTCTGGTCGTACGCAGGCGGAACCGCCGTGAGGTCGCTCCACACCGTGCCGTACTCGGAATGATTGTGCACCGCGTACTGCACCTCGGGGCGGGCCACGTGCAGCGCCAAGTGCAGGGGGATCCCCAGCGGCACCGGCCAATCACCCTCGATGACGTTGCCGTCGAGGTCGATGCGCAGCACGTCCCCGGGCATCATCTCCTCCCAGGTGAGCAGCCACGGGTTGCACAGCAGCGTCCCGTCGCCCATGTTCACCGTGATGTGCCCGGCCAGGTGATCGCAGTACCCTTCCGCCCACAGCGTGCGGCCCAGCAGCACGATCTCCTCGCGCACATCGAGCTCCGGCATCAGCCGATCCCGGGCAGGGGTGAAACCATTCGACACGGCGACCACGTCAGCGCTCCTGCCCGTCGCGTGGCAGCACCGTCGCGGGAAGCGGATGCCGGTAGAGCTTCGCGGC is a window from the Tomitella gaofuii genome containing:
- a CDS encoding class II aldolase/adducin family protein, translated to MPELDVREEIVLLGRTLWAEGYCDHLAGHITVNMGDGTLLCNPWLLTWEEMMPGDVLRIDLDGNVIEGDWPVPLGIPLHLALHVARPEVQYAVHNHSEYGTVWSDLTAVPPAYDQSSSLGGGEVVLVDEYEGAVNSREAADAAVRAIGDADRAILGGHGVFVIGDTARAAFLRAVALEQRAKNAWMVRVAGGPEKSSLPDWWMDRQANSDGNGYHGFWEAAVRKALRDEPALAAEVLGRQR